The genomic DNA GATTTGAACAACCAAGTCATGAGACCATTTCTCCCCACCTCCAGTTTTAGGTATGGTTTCTCTTAaacccacaagctgtgtggttaTGATACTATAACATACTAGCTTTACTGTTCACACTGGTAGTGCTGGTGTGTGTATGCGTACAGTGTTGCtttagccatgtccgactctttgtgaccctatgggctgtagcccaacTGCCCCCCCTCCCACCGCCACCCGCCcccacctcctctgtccatgggattctccagccaagaatactggagtagattgttgtgcccttctccagggaatcttcttgacccaggaattgaacctgtatctcttatgtcttctgcattggcagatgggttctttaccactagcacacaCAGGTCTTGAAGAAAGAACTCAGGCTGAACAGACTTCAGGAAAATACCTGATTTGGAACCTGGTAGTAAGAAAACAGCTCTCTCACACCTTCTGTTACTGAAGAGTTAAAGTCAGGAGGCTTCCTACATTGCATGGCATCCCTGAAACATAGAAATTaccactgtgaccccatgaaaaatattttctgcagGATGACAGCCTCCACTCTTAACTGCTGTGTATGTGTCTGCAGGAGGTTTCATTTTGCATTGTTTACCTTGTGTACTATGATTCACAgatattattttccaaaaaagTTAAGTGacacattaaaaattattataaaaaataaaaacaaatctttaATTTTACCATTCAAAAATAACTTATAATTAATATAGTAATgttataatagtaaaatatttgtCATTTATTGTAAAGtagtttcaaaatataaaatgatccCTCCTTCACAAATATACCTGAaagcagtgtttttattttattttagtttttttaaagttgctatcatttaaattctttattcTTCAGTGATAGTATTTTCTGCTTCACAGACTAGGCAGAGAATGATGATagtcagagacacagagagaactgTGGGGGTGAAAAATGAGTCCACCATCCAGGAGTTCGTTCTGGAGGCGTTTCCTGCTGCCCAGCACTTGGGGGGCCTCCTCTTCCTGGTGCACCTGCTCGCATACCTGGCCTCTATCATGGGAAACACAGTCATAATCCTCATCACCTGGGCTGACCATCGCCTCCAGACGCCAATGTATGTTTTGCTGAGCACTTTCTCCTTCTGCGAATGCTGTTTCATCACCACAGTCATTCCTAAACTGCTATCCATCTTCCTTTCAGGAAGGCAAACAATTCCCTTTCCTGCTTGCCTCACACaagcctttttctttttatttattggagcaggaattttctttctcATGGCAGTGATGTCGTTGGATCGATACctggccatctgcaagcctctGCACTATGCATCCATCATGAACCTGAGGGTTAGTTTCCTTCTGATTTTCTTGTGCTATTCCTTGTCCTTCATCTTCTTCACTGGTCTGATGCTCAGAGTTTCCCAGTTATCATTCTGTGGCCCCAATATCATCTCTCATTTCTTCTGTGACCTTGGCTCTTTAATTCATCTGTCCTGCTCTGACACCAGCTCTGTTGAAACGTATTTCTTCTTTGTTACTTCGTTTGTCATTCTACTATCCCTCATTGTAACCATCACTGCCTACAGCAACATAGTCATCACAATCCTGCGACTCCCATCAGCCAAGGAGAGACAGAAAGCTTTCTCCACCTGCTCCTCTCACCTCATTGTCCTCTCCCTGATGTACGGCAGCTGTGTGTTTATTTACCTGAACCCAAAGCAGGTGGACAGGCTGGACTCCAACAAGGAGGCCGCCCTTGTGAACACAGTGGTGACCCCAGTGCTGAACCCTGTCATCTACACCCTGAGGAACAAGCAGGTCCACCAGGCTCTGAGGGACACACTGTCTAGGGTGAGGTGGCAGAAGTAGAGTTTGGAGGCTAAGTGGATCCTCTTGATCCTCCAGTTCAGTTTCCACCATTGGCAAAGTCTGTTCTCGAGAAGTTCTCCATATGGTAATCTATCTTGTGCTACTTTTAAGCTGGATGGGTACTGTCTTTATTCTGCAGTTCAATCTTGTGcctatgctcagttgctcagtcatgttgtttgtgaccccacgtactgtagcccaccaggttcatctgtccatgggatctcctgggcaagaatactggagtaagttgccatttcctcctccatggcatcccaacccagggatcacacttgtgtctcctgagtctcctgcattggaatgcagagtctttcccactgggccacctgtgaagccttgttcctttatttgaaaatttcatttgttctctatgttgcTCTGATGATATCATCCTCTGACTGGTCTTAGATGAATTCAAACCAAACAACATTTATGGAGCAACTATTATACATAAATCATAAGATACAATATCTTTAAGGTAATAATTCAAGTGTTGCCAATCAGATTTAATAAATGTTCATGATACATTCTGATGCTTTAATTTTCTGATACCTATGAAAAATAGATAGCactgttctttaccattagataTTTAGGTTagaattttaagaaacaaatttgTTTCTGAAAACTATGAGAAGTCACAGTGCAAATTAATGTTTCTTCATTAACTGAATTTGTTTATGTAAATGAATCTGCTGTATGCTCACTGGTTCTTCTTCTCTGGGTCTACTGATGTTAGTGTCGTAACAACTTGGTGTATCTCCAGGTGGTTAAGATGAGCTCTTTAGTGTATCATCTTTGACTgtataaaacattattaaaattttctttacctTCTTAAAACACAGacaaaagcacatttttttttcatatttctgtaaCTTTATTATTTATACTGGCAACTGGGAGAGTGTTTTATGGGATTTCCTAGCATAATAATTGTGGATGTTTGGTTAAAATCTACCCtggatgaaaaggaaataaaaagtggtAACGTTAATGACATATGTAGTGACTAAATAAGTCTAGTTCCTATGGTTGGCAGAACTTGTTAAAGCCTGAAGATCAGAGGGGAACGACTGGGGAAACGCATGGACCTGCATTCTCTGTAGAAGCTTTGGTCTACAATCCTGGGTGGTCCCCTGCCCTATTACAGGAGAGAGAGGACAATCAAGGTAAGCAAGTTTAAACCTGTGtgcttatttttctctaactGATGTTGCCAAGGTCTGGATTCAACCGTTTGTTGAAAGGCATGATCCCAGTAGCAAATGCTTTCTTCCCATCCAAGAGGTATTTTCTCCTTAGTGGGATCTTAAGGTGTGGGAGCTGTTTCCCTTAACATGTCTTCCCTGTTAAGGTAAATTCTGGTTGACATTTTAGGTAGCAAAAACTAATAGGACTCAACCTtagaaaactttaaaaggaaaacGAGTGCATTAATATCTAACAAGTGGATTAAAGTGGAGTCAGTTATCGTGTTTACAGGTTCACTGAGGCAGTGACTCCCGTCAGAAGACACTTGGCTCCAGTGGAGATCAGGTTCAGGCACATCTGACTGCGTGTGCATGGCCTGCTGGAACTTTAAGTATGTCTGAGTTGAGGGCATATCTTCCTTTTAGCTtgttctgagaaaaaaaattatatttaaggcGTAATCTCATCAGGAAGAATTTTAGACTGTCAAAAGAGTGTTCGGTGATTTAGATTTTTAAGCTTGGGAACAGTTTGATTATAAGCAGTCCTATGGTTTTCCAAGGACAGGTATGTCTGTGTCACTCCTTTCTCCAAAGTTGAAATTAGGTGGGTAATTTTTGAGCCTGATCTAAAAGTAGGGAACTCCTGAGAGTTGTGTGCATTAGATAAAAGAGCCATTTCTACCAGTCTTCACAGAGCTGATGTGGTCTAACTCACCAGTTTTCCATCTTATAGATCATGCACTTGATATCAAGCCTAAGTGCTGCCTAGTCCTAGATTCCAAAAATTCCCTCTTATACttcctagaaaaatatttttgtgttttaagttTGTCTGTAATCCATTTGGGGTTAGTATTTGTATAAGCTGTCAGGCTTAGACTGGAGTTTCCCTTTGCCTGTGAATGTATAATTGATCCATTACCATTCGTTGAAAAATTATCcaaggaggagccaagatggcggaggag from Bos taurus isolate L1 Dominette 01449 registration number 42190680 breed Hereford chromosome 28, ARS-UCD2.0, whole genome shotgun sequence includes the following:
- the OR6D17 gene encoding olfactory receptor 2AP1, with the protein product MMIVRDTERTVGVKNESTIQEFVLEAFPAAQHLGGLLFLVHLLAYLASIMGNTVIILITWADHRLQTPMYVLLSTFSFCECCFITTVIPKLLSIFLSGRQTIPFPACLTQAFFFLFIGAGIFFLMAVMSLDRYLAICKPLHYASIMNLRVSFLLIFLCYSLSFIFFTGLMLRVSQLSFCGPNIISHFFCDLGSLIHLSCSDTSSVETYFFFVTSFVILLSLIVTITAYSNIVITILRLPSAKERQKAFSTCSSHLIVLSLMYGSCVFIYLNPKQVDRLDSNKEAALVNTVVTPVLNPVIYTLRNKQVHQALRDTLSRVRWQK